AtttactgattctactgcatatcacatttacgccatgaccccttttcatttattttttctaaaagcaaaaatgcaattgctaatcatgaaagtcgattttacgtgatgcaagcttgatatgcgtGAGGTGGTTTTCTGGACGATTCAATTAAATAAGCAgagcgtttgagcccgaactagtaaagaaaccaagtgaAGTTTTTCTATTAGCCAAGATGTTACCAATTCCACTGCATATTGTtgccatggtttttttttttctaaaaagcgaaattgcaattgtatattttttattgttacagtctatGCATGAATGACGTTTATATGAAACTTTAAATTATAATacttcaaaatcaaaacattctTCTTAAGACACTGTAATGTGGTAAACTGGTTTAATTCAAATGAAAACAATCTGTAACGATGTTCTTCAACACATTTTATTGCTATATTCTTCAATGATATAAAAAATTAtactttaaactttctaatcatCATGATTATAATGAACTACTCTTCAGCGAAGAACCAAACTTCATTGTGTCTGTTAAATGGTTTAAATGGTGCGTCATAGCCGGCTGTGTAGAAGAAATCCTGGCGGTAAGGTGTGGTGGTGTTCAACAAGGCTTGGCCCAGGGCTTCGGCTTCCTTCAGGTACTTATCTTGGTTTGCATAACCGGGGAAAGACCTGCAATTAAAAAATGAGTAAGCAATaactttgactttttttttaaaaatatataatgacACGTGTAGAATATTTTTATTCAAAGTTATTCCAACAACCAACGGGATCCACAAGCCCTTTGCACCCCCCCCCTGTAAAAGTTGGCTCTCCTtaccctttgcccaccctctgaaacagtgctggctacgccactggattcaCATTTTGCCCGTGCTCCCTGTTTGGTCTGTTCAACACTGCTCCTCAATACCTATATCGCATGCATCTCCTGGGCAATACGGTAACCAACTTTCGTCGCTCTCCTTCACCTGCAGGAGACTGCTACTTGCAAAGCCTTGAAGCGGTCCCTACCTCAAAATTGATCATTGTTCTAAAGGATGTGCTCAtaaatatactttggtactgaaTGAGGCTGTTTGGGCACTAACTGAAAATCCGGGGATCTAGAAAAGTGTTTTGACCAAATTCCGCAATTTGGTGTATGTTGTATTACACAAGAAGAGAAAGTTGAACCTTACTAGATTTTTACGGGACTTTTTCAAGTACAAAGCTTGTTAGATTTCAGTTCAAACACTCATTTCCTATTTTGGCCCCACTCTTTCGAACAGACCCATCCAAATACATACTCCCTTAAAGCTATAGGGGCTTCATTGGTGAGGTTTTGTTTATTGCATCGGCGGTGTCAAGCTTACCTTACATATGCTTCATGCTTTTCTATAGACGAAAGAAACACGTTGTCTGCGGTTGGTTTGGGTGTATTGGATTGGAATTTGAAAGGCACAAAGAAAGAGATGGTAAAGTTGCTCTCACAAGCTGGTCCTGCTCCTGGAATAACTCTGGTGATGACTGGTGCTGTCATGGGAACCTTTTCCTCTGTGGGATAAAgcgaaataaatcaatgctaCATTCATGTTATGAAGTAATGTAATGAAATCACAACAAAACAGTATCAACCGATGGGCCCAAAAAGTGTAAAATTGCCATTTTCGCGCGTAATAAAGTATTTTTTGAGCAAGTCGTTGTGAAGTCATTACAGGTGCCTATAACTGAGCAAACTGGGCTAAAATGATGCACACCACACAGGAAATTTTGAATCTTTGCccctcattaggaaacgaatttggagaaaacctgttAATAAATTCACAGACccttttttctagggtctgtgataaaatactatgctgagccaccagcctgggtggctcacgctccagtaatttcagatgattgagctcagtaatacatcaaagaatgttttccaattcatgaaaacaaatagataatcagcttatcggattaaaaggggaggtcttgctgctcagtgagtgtttgtaattatcagaaggttttctccaaattcattctttAATGTAACAACAGACCTCTAATACGTCACAGACAGAGAGGACTCAGTCAGATAAAAAAAAGAGATGATGGGGGTATATAGGGCCCAACCTAGTGCCCAAAATCGACAAGctaaatgaaaacaaacacatcAAGTCTCAAAAAACAGCTCTGACAGTGCACAGAGGGGCTTACTAGActttttcaagtaggcctacaaagCTGGTTAGTGTTCAGTTCCAACACTCATTTACTCTTTTGGCCCACTCTTTCGCACAGACCCGTCCAAATACATACTCCCCGGTAAGCCATTGGAGGGTGGAAGAGCAAGTCATGAGAGACAGGCCGCGCTGAGGGAGAAAAACAGATGGATAGTGGACGAGCTACTGATAAGTTTACTCagatcgtaatcggcgggaattgttaggctctTACCACTATAAAAGTTGggaagtagacccacgttaagagtaaTAAAATTGACATGTCTGGTCTATAGTTCAGACTGACTTGAATGATCTgatgagatgtcacaagacatttCTCGAAATAAAATGTATTGATACCATAAGGTCCGCCGATTACCATAATTACGGGCTGATCAAACTTGAGAGATAAGACACCCGGCCGGGGGCACAATCtcttggtgggtatgttcccccggaattcaGAGAAtgatgggtctttgggagctgaggcgtaccggtaaaagggtatCTAACTCATGTAAAGTAACCAGGGGTCTTTTATGGCCTTCAGGTTGAAAATCGGTTGCAAATAACCCACATGGTGACTGTGAAGAACCGTTGGGCGATTTCGGAGGTCTTTTATCGCTTTTGGTATAATTCAGGGGTCGTTCGGAGCTGTGCCGTTTAAAAAACAGGTGTCTTTCGGAGGAATCATACTcctatggtcatttgtgttaagtgctccTCCCCAGGGGGACGAGACGGGCACTGAGATAGGGACAAAAATGGCACACTTACTTGCTTCATTTGCGCCACTGATGTAGGCGAAGAGTCTTCCAAAAGCTTCTTCACCCGCTTTATCGAAATCCATACCCAATATTTCTGTGCTTACCCATGCAGATTGTTCATAAGCCCGAATATCATATTCCTGaatgaaatgtaagtaaacaaagAGGTAAACAATCAAGCAAGGTAAGGAGAATAGAGCAAAgcagagtagagtagagtagagtagagtagagtagagtagagtagaggtAATGGTGATGGCAAGTGTAAGGGTAGTGGTTAGGGTTGGGAGTAACGATAGGGGTAAAGATGCGTATACTATAGTATAAGGATGAGTAAAGGTATAAGGAGAATGCTTCTTATAATTATACGGAACTAAAAAAATTTCGATCCTCCTTCTTAAGGTCTGAATTTTTACCCCTCCTCTCTTCAAGAAAGTGGCGTGTACAAACCAGTGGAGGCTCTTAATCAGTAGACTTCACCCAATTTCCTGTATACATTGACTCTTTTATAATTTACTGGATCCTTGCATTGCCCCCTCACCGCTTGGagcaactgattttttttttatttgaatggaCAAATATGTGCCAAACTTCGCAATATCAATTCtcaattttttttatccccctttaTAAAGCACTAAACTTGTTTTTATCCCTTTTATGATGTAAACTTTTTCAGATCCCCAATATTTCCCCCACTACCAATTATAGGTATTTATGAAACTCCCAAAGCTAAGGGTAAGGGTAACTTGGCATCTTGACGGGTTCATGTAGAGTGAGAAGAAATGTGAAATAAAGTAAAGTGAAGCAAAACAAATTCTGGTGCACTTATAATTCTTACAATTACACAATgtctaaaatagcttaaaatttcccactttgagtgatcctgcctaCCCCCTGAAAAAGGTCACTTACATCTGTTTGCTTCAGTACTGTAAACTCCGGGCAATCGAGTCCATTGCAGAACTTGGGTGACTTATCTGCATTCACCTTCACATGTCTAGCATTGGTCATGGAGATGCCAAGAATTAACAATGCTACAAATGATTTGACGGCCATAGTGAAAGAAAGATCTGTAACAAAACGAAATCGGCATTGAATTGAAGAATGATCCATCattcagacttgtagtacccgtacccgtactcgtacccgtacccgtactcgagtcccaatttccgtacccgtacccgtacccgtacccatggctccggacccgtacccgtacccatccTCATGCCCTAtcttggcttcggacccgtacccgtacccgtactcatggactgggacccgtacccgtacctgtactcatggcctgggacctgtACCCGTACCTGTACGCATGGCCCGGGACCTGTAcctgtactcatggcctgggacccgtacccgtacccgtatccGTGGACACGGgtaccatgggtacgggtaccataccATACAGTGCCTGCCTACATGCATGTAAGAAAGTGAGAGTAGATGTACTCTCACTTCTCACAAGCCTGTTAACTGACTTAACTCCACTCATGCactgagtcctctgatcatagaCATAATCAAAACTATAGGTtacatggatggggttgggtgtGGAGTAACACATGCCtggatccagatagcaagtgccctaaattgtaacctggcccagggccctgaaaaaggtaactctagtcctggctacacaaaatgtacatgtatactacatgtagcattcacactctgactgatacagaaaaaatagcaaactggaagtaaaacatttcaagaaattgttgtttgtggtgaatttcaagcaggggcgtagccagctttcttggtcagggggggcaaaataaaattttgggggcacacacgaaaaaaattgcagttgcatcatacaatacatagagactgtatgtcttcgagcttcccgaaaagggccttattgggatgatgtgcgcgcgtagcgagaaaaaatggtattttacactattttcgcccattatccggctaaaaagggctttattgttacaatttgcgcgcgtagcgcggaaaatgtttgtattttacactattttggccctgaatgttgctagaaaagggctccttgccctttttcttttcctttgccctcctgattttctctctcatttttttcagaggggcactttttctttcattttttgtcaggggggggcactctgccccacctgccccccctgctggctacgctactgatttcaagttatcatgttttgatatcattattatagcattattttattcatcattttaatattccccatccaaatacactcccctAGCACAAGTGCACACATAAAAACTACATTTTCCCACCACATGTAATTGGGCAGTGTGTGCATTTGAGTCAAATGATACATAGTTCCTTtgccataccatgtttacagaaatttatgatttattggagctttaggcaaaatattaatctggtggatgtgtgctgggatgtgtggatgtgcatgaaaggcttcactaaatttgatattgacaattaagtctacaaatttttgatcaaatttgaaatccagttgatgttttgaggtgaataataacttgaatgctatatcactgctaaatgtatgttgaaattagtattgtacAGTCTGTGTGTCAATACACAGACATAGTTTGCATGATTgttgcatcccaaaatatttaAGCTAGATTCACTAAGACCATCACCAATCTCTTTTTGTTCTTGATTAATTCCACAAAACCAGTTCTACAATTTTCTGTAAATGGAAGTACTTCTTAGCAAATAGAAATGTCTCAGCAACTCATGGCACACACAACAAATTAAGATGTTGTATATGCTTAATTTATCTAATTCTGTTGGTGCGAAATGTAGTTTAATTCATTTTGTTGTGGTATAAATGAAGAGTGTATTTACAGCAAGGTATAATAGCCAATAAATAATAGTCAATAATCAATtacaatagctttgtttatacccatgtaCCCATAATGGGACTCATACAATGTTTCTAGTCCCAATatctgtacccgtacccatggcccgtactcgtacccatactgggacccgtacccgtacccgtactcgagtcccaatttccgtacccgtacccgtacccgtaatcatggctccggacccgtacccgtacccgtaccacACCCTATTTTGgattcggacccgtacccgtacctgtactcatggcttcggacccgtacccgtacccatggcctgggacccgtacccgtacccgtacccatggtctgggacccgtacccgtacccgtactcatggctcggacccgtacccgtactcatgacgggtcccaatactacaagtctgccaTCATTTGATATTGactatttatcatgattattgcacttGATTTGCTACCTTCGACTTATTAATCTACATTAGGGCGggcattaagggtatacgaggtattgttggtcgattttcattatctgaataaatatattattgaaaaataacactttggtgttttgcaaaagttcattctacaaatcatatatactttgaaaacttgcttaatttattgttgttaatgactgtacgttttacaaaagtgttgttgtttcagccctctttacaacataactcaaaaaccacaggacctatacaaaagtatatgtgatatttgaattcttctacacgctcgctatgaattgggcTATGCAATTTTTCctaaagctcactatcattcgcaagatgctgtgaactacttttttttctgctgccgcgaccaacaatacatcgtataccccgCGTATTAACCTTAAGGTGCCGATTTAAATTTccagacataggcctatattagtaggtatatcaccccaaaaataagcgcagcagaaacatgttattttacgcttttaattgaatcatcgttatgaatgcttcaaaaaacaaaaaacagaattgaaatcggataatgcaaagtgatgtaacgtcaacttgaagatacccggaaatcgggtgaaaacctgccacaaattgctataaatggcaaaatggtaatttttgggatttgtaatgcttattcggacacttacttgaaaaggtagcattgatttaagtatcacagattaattgcatatctttccggacttcgttaaagaaaacaagattaaaaaatctctcctcgaataaatgtaataaatccaccaaatatacaattttagccattttgaccaatctgcagacaaataaaagcttaaaaatgactaagtccagctaattaatatgcaaaaataatgccaacagagaaccgtacatgatatgaggatgcggtttttttgcacacataagtacccaaagttctttcatttggtaacaaaaatacacaaaaaagtcattaattatgcaaattagctaattacatctaattatatatttatgccattcttatgttaattaggcatatgtaatttttactttttcaatgttttatttatgttttattcatacagcatgattttgtcaaatatgaacctgctgtgatgttgaataaagaaactgcagttaattgcctaagtgcaccgagttttcaattggtatagggaagtgtttcactcattgtccaaggaaaaaaaatacatgataacaaacactggtatttcagaccggtggtactaggtcctctatttcgagagacctatacttattgatttatggacgatctaaaaaattcataaaacaggtcttaactcttaaactaggcagtgtttaatttcggcggagttgatagtgatttaggaaatgtttcacctaccatatattaaaaagacaaattattgtgatcaatgaaacataacgaggaaatcgtttttttacatgtatgttttcaaaaattggccaactttgatccgcgcgctttttgattcactgttatgtatgcgtgcacagtatgacataattattgtgcagccactgtgacatacctaatattAGTAAATGCCGATATACGGTAGGCATCTGCAAAAGACTGTCAATTTTTATACATAATATCAATCTAATTGACAAGAAAATAGTTAAcaacccggtccccgcactccgtgcatccgcgggtattcatgcttgtcggagaactttaaaaacacccccttttgcacctcatttcgcgaagtttttaggggaaaaagacccctttttttagcgatttcgtgaATTATttacccttcgacaatacccatattttcgctaaaacgcgaacgataattctaatatacccttttcaggcagaaacgcgtaggctgctcgatgaaaataccctttttttaaatttcgcgaacacgtggtttgaaaaaacaccccttttttgcgtgtttcgcgaatcgcgtttcttcatctgaaaacaccccttatttcgcgaaattttcgacaagcatgaatacccgcggatgcaaggagtgcggggaccggggttaACAACAACTTACCGGTTTGCCTTCCAGGGTTTGAAGAGTATACAACTTGGAAACGTAGGTTTGCACTGTAAACTAATGCAAATGATCTGAAACCAGACAATCAACACAAAGGATTATTCCATCatgtatataataggcctacataaacaaTCTGTGACGCAAGAAGGCAAAGGTATAAATCTTTATCATCACTTTAATATTTGCACACGTTTCAAGACGCATGTGAGTTTGCTTAAAGTCATGATGTACGATCGTATATGAATTTGgttaacctgattttttggcatatttgtaatgcttacacatgtcacaacttgcacctaaatggaatcacatggaatcagccaaatttgttctgtttgtaggtaaacagagcaaacttcgacataaagtcataattcaagaaattatgacttccaaacggccaaaataacaagcagtgtttacctcgttatttcagctcaaaatggaaaccattcccgataattatcactagtattatttcagcattttgagtatattgacaaatttaaaatttgaaggaaatcgtacattaagcctttaaatgtGAGGGACACTCAATCAGACTGCACGGTGAAGTTGTCTCGAGATTAAAGCAGAACTTGGTCGActgatccgtcggataacgctttttcaatgggaaatgaactaaaataaatgctaacctcatccaagcagcaaagttcaatgaactttgctgcttggatgaggttagcatttattccgtattgaaaagcgtgttccgacggatctgcactcgacagcCCTGAAAGACAtcagagattagacattcgtaattaggcctacatatataattttaatcgtttttctgcatcgatcatgtaaaaaaaacacgcagtgatttatcatgtttatagctgACCAATACGGCATACTGGAGTAATTCAAGACGGTTTTTTATTAAtgtttttgaacttcgttatttgggcgaatttcaaCCTAAAAAACACTTTTATTTATGTGTCGTTAGTTTTCTACAGTATTCTGACACTATTTTAGAACATtagaaaattttggccaaaaatggtcaaacttTTAAATCTTGGTTATGTCGCCAAATATATCGACCTAAATAACACCGATTACGTGTCAAAGATTATTttagtaacactttttaaacacgtaaaaccgttaatgtgttaaaatattaacatttgtgttaaaatattaacaattttgtgttaaaatattaacactcAGTTTACACTTTTTTTATTGAGTGttcatttttatgacatttttcagtagatatcccccgggagatatccacgaaaaaagcttattcccaaaatgataagtgcactgctccatagacaatgtgttgtaatttcgttctggtataccagaacgtaattcaaatttcacgatattttttgctaaatgaattaagtctgcaaaaaatattttgtacccgTACATAAACATTACCGGTATGTAGCCCGAGGTTTccattggtataaaaatctcaaacttttttgagaaaaaaaaggggggatgatgctgttgaacacgaaatgcccttttaagacttatgattaaatgaggatgttcattttaaacactttaacactttaaCACGTTAACAACACTctccaaaaacaagtgttaatagattaacactatttgagtaacactttttaaacacattaAACTTAATGTGTTCAACTATTAAtatttgtgtttatattttaacacacaattgttaatattttaacataaatgtttaacaataatattaaaatacattaacggtttaaatgtttaaaaagtgttactcaaATAGTATTAAACTATAACACTTGTTTTTACAGTGTTATATTTGAGCAACACGCGCTGAAACACGCGTTATACTGCCTTGACCAGGCTCCTGATACTTTATGCACACAAAAAACAACCTTGCTGAAAAACTTTATTTTGGTAATGAATTATTTgaactaggcctatatatatcgCGGTATCATACCTTTTTCGTTTCCAGCAAGGAACATTAAGTTGAACTTTAACCTAGTATCCAGTAGGCCTGTTAGAGGTGGTGGCACTGTGGCAGAATTGTATACCTTTTAAGTTGAGTAAACGtccttaataggcctatataaaagccTACAAGTAAATGATTAGTGTTCAATTGCCGatgtgaaaaaacaaaacaaaaaatataggcctacgtaatcAGTAAGCATCAAACATCATGGCTTTTTAAGCATAGGCCTAAGCACGGTAAAGCACCAAACAAAACTTGAAACCCACCCGGTACCCGCTGTTCCCgagcatataggcctaaatgtaggcTTATGTAAATAATTTTCATAACAGAGCACGTGCGGTGTATTGTTGGCGTTgcttaaataatttaaaaaacacGAGACAGCGCTCAAGCACATGCACACCAACGTGGGTCAACACACCTTACATCAGAGTTTTCTATATAAAGCCTTTGTCCGATATGTCGATTTAATTACATCGGTTTCATTTGCTCTCAAGTACAGACGTCTTCTTTCAAGTTTCATACTCCGTATAGCAATTTGGTAAGTTTTTTTTATCCAGTTCTGTTACTTAGTGCATGCTGGGTGTGTGGGGGATTGGGTGTGTGGGGATGAGTGCATGCGGGGGATGGTGGTGTACTGGTGTCGGGACTGGTGTTTGTGCGCGTCCGGGTTTCACGGGTTTCTAAAgttatattaaaggaggatttcatgatcctaacagcctctttttatgacatttttcagtttcAGTATAGGTATTCAATATTCACGAAAAAGacctataggcctacccaaaatttcagttgattccgactttgcgtttgcgagtttatACCAtggttacgcatgattatgtgtattgcattgctccataggccactgttgttttttgctaaacgaattaatctgcaagacatttttggtacataaacattgggAGGTTTCCACTGgaattccagtggtataaaaatctcaaatttatttgagaaaagtggggattatgaggctgtggatcacgaaatgtcctttaaATCATGAAATTGGTAAAAATGTACCggtaatttgtaaaaaaaaaaataggaaaaaaaagcCGCTTGGCAATATACTCAAACCTACTTGAAAAGCTAGTAGAAGACAAAAAACTCGTAAGATTCGTATAAGATTATAAGGgtataagatttttaaaattgtttactGCTTGAAGAAAATGAAATTTGGAATTTTTGCTAAATATAATTCTCATCTTCTCTTTTCGCAGCAATTTTCGTCATATAATGGCTTTATTAAAGGCACTCCTGGTATTTCTTGTGGGGATCACATATACGTCAGCATGCGGAAGAACGTCAAATACGCCAGCATTTTGTGAGTCAGGCGAGTGCCCCAGGTTTTCTGTCGTAGAGACCACAGAGGTAAGATTTTGGTCTATGTgcttaaaattaaattatttggCTAAAATTCAAATATGTCGAGATTTTGAAACTCATGAAAAACGGCACCGTTTTTTctcgtatttaaaaaaaaagttcttaGCTTTACATGACGTTATAAAAGAAAGCTTATTTTTCAAAAGAATCTATAATtatatctatcatgtctataaggTTTTGTTATTAATTcgtatgaaagaaaaaaaaagctatataacTCTATATTAAATCCCAGATCGCAGTCCAATACTTTCATCACGTTCATAGCATATaaactttatttttcaaaattgaaacCTTTTATAATCAATGATATTTGATTTGATAAATTAATTGTTGTCAAAGTATATTTACACCAATAAATGCGAAAGCTGAAGTATACCGTATTGCAACcaagtttttattattattagggtGCAACTCGGTGGTGTTTTCCCTTGCAAAACAAGTGTTTTCATGTATAGTTGGTACCGGGCACAGCTTCGTTTGACAAGAAATTTCAGTGGCAGAAAAATGCAAATGATTTTAGAAAATACTTTACACGATAGTCTCAGGCACTTTTTGGAAGGCTATACTAGCCTGATAACGTCCATGTGATGGGGGAGAGGTACAGCCTATAGGCAAATAAaatctattaagggggtactatacacccctgtgactatttttgcatttttctcaaaaaataataatacactggcaacaaaaagttatgtatattattggggcaaggaattcaattactacactgaagtttcagtgactcaagacatgtGGTTTAGtatatatatatgataggaaatgaggtacatcttagcggtaccttatttcttatattaaaataacgaaccgcttgtcttgggtcactgatattccagtgtagtaattggattccttgcccctatcatatacataacttttgttaccactgtgttattagtttttgagaaaaatgcaaaaataaacacaaatttatcgaggggtgtagtaccccttaaaggtaTTAGTGAATCTagccccttttggcgacagaataagtttgtgGTACAAATGCCATGTTTGAGGCTAAAATGGTGAaacatggtgcaaaagtggaacaaattcgcgtgAAGAGCGcataaatttgcactttttaggctaaaaatggccaaattttattaggttaatttggtcagaaaccacaGACGTCAACATGGGGGTGGTAATTTTACtgatggaccatccccccttatattaaaaaaaattgggagATGTATCCCCCGGATTTACGCCTATAACGCCCATCCAATTccagttaggattaggattagtattagcttacacgaaataatattattatacatgAAGGATGGACAATTTTTCCTTCATGTaagtttacacaaaattagggttagggttaaggttagagtTATTGTag
Above is a genomic segment from Amphiura filiformis chromosome 17, Afil_fr2py, whole genome shotgun sequence containing:
- the LOC140137769 gene encoding heme-binding protein 2-like, translated to MAVKSFVALLILGISMTNARHVKVNADKSPKFCNGLDCPEFTVLKQTDEYDIRAYEQSAWVSTEILGMDFDKAGEEAFGRLFAYISGANEAKEKVPMTAPVITRVIPGAGPACESNFTISFFVPFKFQSNTPKPTADNVFLSSIEKHEAYVRSFPGYANQDKYLKEAEALGQALLNTTTPYRQDFFYTAGYDAPFKPFNRHNEVWFFAEE